In Plasmodium falciparum 3D7 genome assembly, chromosome: 6, the following proteins share a genomic window:
- a CDS encoding histone H2A, with the protein MSAKGKTGRKKASKGTSNSAKAGLQFPVGRIGRYLKKGKYAKRVGAGAPVYLAAVLEYLCAEILELAGNAARDNKKSRITPRHIQLAVRNDEELNKFLAGVTFASGGVLPNIHNVLLPKKSQLKAGTANQDY; encoded by the coding sequence atgtcaGCAAAAGGAAAAACTGGTAGAAAAAAAGCCTCAAAGGGAACTTCAAATTCTGCTAAAGCAGGACTTCAATTCCCAGTAGGAAGAATTGGAAGATAtcttaaaaaaggaaaatacgCAAAAAGAGTAGGAGCAGGAGCACCTGTATACTTAGCAGCAGTTTTGGAATATTTATGTGCAGAAATTTTAGAATTAGCAGGAAATGCAGCaagagataataaaaaatcaagAATTACCCCAAGGCACATACAATTAGCTGTTAGAAATGACGAAGAATTAAACAAATTCTTAGCAGGTGTCACCTTCGCTTCAGGAGGAGTATTACCAAATATTCACAATGTTTTATTACCAAAAAAATCACAACTTAAAGCTGGTACTGCCAATCAAGATTATTAA
- a CDS encoding histone H3 variant, with protein sequence MARTKQTARKSTGGKAPRKQLASKAARKSAPVSTGIKKPHRYRPGTVALREIRKFQKSTDLLIRKLPFQRLVREIAQEYKTDLRFQSQAVLALQEAAEAYLVGLFEDTNLCAIHAKRVTIMPKDIQLARRIRGERS encoded by the coding sequence ATGGCAAGAACTAAACAAACAGCAAGAAAATCCACAGGAGGAAAGGCCCCAAGAAAACAACTCGCATCCAAGGCAGCAAGAAAATCAGCCCCAGTATCCACTGGAATTAAAAAGCCACATAGATATCGTCCAGGAACTGTTGCTTTAAGAGAAATTAGAAAATTCCAAAAATCTACTGATCTTTTAATTAGAAAATTACCATTCCAAAGATTAGTAAGAGAAATTGCACAAGAATATAAAACTGATTTAAGATTCCAATCTCAAGCAGTTTTAGCTTTACAAGAAGCAGCAGAAGCTTACTTAGTAGGACTTTTTGAAGATACTAACTTGTGTGCAATTCATGCTAAGAGAGTTACCATTATGCCAAAAGATATCCAATTGGCTAGACGTATCCGTGGAGAAAGATCATAA